ATATGGTTCCCTCTATAGCGATTCCAATATCTGGCCTAACACTAAAGGCTGATACATAAGCTCCTCTTTCTCCAACTTCCTCTTGAACATTAAATACAGCATATAAATCACACTCATAATTTTCTTTTAAAAGTTCTATTAAAACAGCACATCCAACTCTATCATCAAGCGCCTTTGCTTTAATAAAACCTTCTCCAAATTCACCGTATTCTGTATCAAACACAGCATAATCACCTAAAGAAACATGTTTTTTTGTTTCTTCCTTTGATTTGGAACCAATGTCTATACAACAATTCTCATAAGAAGCACTATTTTTTCTTTCCTCTCCGTTTTGAAGATGTATAGGCTTTATTCCGATTACCCCCGGGATTTTATTTTCTCCTATGTAAACTACCTTTGAAGGTATGATTTTGCTGTTTATACCCCCAAGTGAAGCAAATTTCATTGTGCCATCTTCATTTATTGCTGTTATTATAAATCCCACTTCATCCATGTGAGCATCTAACATTATCTTTTTTCCGCTGCCTTTTTTATGCGCTATTATATTTCCCATTCTATCTACTTTTATTTCATCAACAAAATCCTTAATTTCTTCTTTAATAATTTTCCTTACTTCTCCCTCAAAGGATGAAGGACCAGCTGCATTACAAAGTTTTTTTAAAAGCATAAAAGTTCCTCCATTTCAACATTATTCATCTCTTCTACAAATTTAGCTATAAGAATACCCACATTCTCTATATCTTTTACATTAACAACTTCAACAGAAGTGTGCATATATTTTTCAGGCACAGATATTAAAAGAGATGGTATTCCAGTACCTGAAATTTGTGTATCCCATGCATCACATCCCGTATTTCCTGGTTCAACCTCAACCTTATAAGGTATATTGTACTTATTAGCTGTTTCAATTATTTTTTTTCTAACCTTTGCATGTATATTAGGACCAATACATATAACAGGTCCGCCTCCAACTTCATTTTCTCTATCCGGATCTCCAAGCTTTCCACCATCAAAAGTGACATCTATAGCTATACATATATCAGGCTTTACTTTATATGCAGACATTTTAGCGCCTCTATGTCCAACCTCTTCTTGGCAGGAACATATAAAAACTACATCTGCATTGTGAGATATATGACTTAATTCTCTTGCACAAACATACATAGCAGTTA
The Clostridium felsineum DSM 794 DNA segment above includes these coding regions:
- a CDS encoding M42 family metallopeptidase, with product MLLKKLCNAAGPSSFEGEVRKIIKEEIKDFVDEIKVDRMGNIIAHKKGSGKKIMLDAHMDEVGFIITAINEDGTMKFASLGGINSKIIPSKVVYIGENKIPGVIGIKPIHLQNGEERKNSASYENCCIDIGSKSKEETKKHVSLGDYAVFDTEYGEFGEGFIKAKALDDRVGCAVLIELLKENYECDLYAVFNVQEEVGERGAYVSAFSVRPDIGIAIEGTICADMPNIPEQLRATELTKGPAISIMDKTSIYNEEITEDLIKVAKENNVPYQRRKAVAGGNDAGAIVSSTNGAKIAAVSVPCRYIHSSVSVANLEDIENTVELLKKYLLGLKGVR